CCGCTGCGAGCGACTTGGCATCCAGTGTTGTGTCTGCTGGCACAATGTTATTTTTGCTTAACAAATAGGCCGTCACGCTGTACACGTCTTCATTGCTGAGCGACTGCGGGCTTTGGAACGGCATGGAGCGCCGCACGTAATCGAAGATCGTCGTGGCATAAGGCCAGTAACTGCCGATGGTCTTGACCGGTTTATCGCTGGCCAGGCTGCCCTGGCCACCCACCAGTTTTGGCCCCAGGCCGCCTTCCAGATTAACGCCATGGCAGCTCATGCACTGGGTTTTATATACTTTTTCGCCCAGTGCGACCGTTCCCTGCCCATCAGGCAGTCCGGTTCCATCCGGAAAAACATCGATATTCCAGCCCGCGATCTGTTCATGGCCTGCCGGCGAACCCAATCCCTTGAAATCATGTGCCTGCTGGGCATGGATCACAGATGACATTGCCATAACACAGGCGCCGAGCATAATTTGTTTAAACCCGTCCATTGGTCACCTCTCCGGTCGTGGCGATTTTCCATGGTTGAATCGCATTGTTATGATAAAAAGAAACCTTGCCGCGCGCTTCAATGAGCTGGTCAAGCGTTGGCTGTACATAGCCGGTTTCATCAACAGCCCGGCTCATAATCACCTGTTCCTCGCCATTCCAGTCAAACAAAAAGCGAAATGCCGTAAGGGCTTTGCTTATCACCGGCTCCTGCAATGTGGCCGCCTTCCAGGTATTGCCGCCGTCTGTGGAAATATCAACCGCCGTGATTTTGCCGTGTCCGCTCCAGGCAATACCGCGAATCTCATGCGTTCCCTTGCGCGTGAGTTTATGCGTGCCCGAAGGCTGGGTAATAAGGGATTTGCACTCCATCACAAATGAAAATTTACGCGCACGTCCGTCAGCCATCAGATCTGTGTATTTGCCCGTTTCCTCACGGGTGTACCCTGGCTGGTCGGTTACATGCAGCCGGCGCAGCCACTTGATGCTCATATTGCCTTCAAACCCGGGAACAAAAAGCCGGATCGGATAACCTTGTTCCGGCCGCAAGCGTTCTCCGTTCTGACTATAGACAACCAGCACGTCGTCCAGACATTTTTCAATTGGAATACTGCGCGTCATGGCCGCACCGTCCGCGCCCTCGGCGACGATCCATTTCGCTTCTTTTTTCAGGCCCGCATGTTCCAGCAGCGTTTTCAAAGGCACCCCCGTCCACTGCGCACAACTGACCAGTCCCGCTACCTCTGCAGCAGTCTTTCCGTAAGGTGGCAAAAAGGACGGGTTGCCCGAGCACTCCAGAAAATAAATAGGCGAAACACAGGGAAATTGCCTGATCTCATCCATCGTAAATACCAAAGGTCGTTCAACCAGCCCGTGCAGCATGAGGCGATGTTCGGCAGGATCGATCTGCGGAACGCCGGCATGATGACGCTCATAAAACAGGCCATTGGGTGTAATTGTTCCGTCAAGTTCCTGCAGCGGCGAGGTACTATAGGCAGACATCGGCTCCTTAAGGCCAGGGTACATATTTCTGATCGCCTTTTTTTCAAAGGCAGACGGCTTGCCATAAGGACTCGCCGTCGGGCTGCCCAGTGAACGCGTCCACTTGGGAACGTTCGGCGGCAAATTGGCGGCAGCATCGGCCGCTGCCTCTTTGGTGGGATCGGCAGCAAGCGCTTCGCGCGCCACGCCGGCCGTCGCCACAGCGGTCACTACAGCACTGCTGTGTAAAAGAAAATTACGTCGCGCCGCGCGTGTCCCTGCAGACGCGGGCTTTAGCTGCGAGCCCGCAGGCTCGGCAATGGCCGCCGTTGATGCATCCTTTTCGTTCATATTATCTCCCCATATTGCCAATGTCATAAAACTCACCGACCGACCGATCGATCGGTTTTCTCCATGATAACGATATCTACATCCCTTGGCAAGCGCAAGTTGCTGCTAAAATTGGGTCACTAACATTACCTGATGCTCCATCATGGCCCCAACCGAAGTCATCGCTGCGGACGCGTCCGGGCAAACCCTGCAACAACGCATTCTTAGAACAGCAGCGCAGCTTTTCGCTGCGCATGGTTTTCATGCCGTGGGCATGCAGGCGCTATGCGACGCACTGCAAATCAGCCGCGGCGCCTTCTACCATCACTTTCGCAGCAAGGATGATGTCCTGGACGACATTTGCACTCGCTATATGACAGAGTTGGTACACAAGGGCAGACAAACGTTAAAAGACGAGGCAGATCCCGAGCGTTGTCTTCAGCGGCTCGGACAGGATCTGCTGCAGGTCATTGCCGCAAACCTTCCGGAGCTGACAGTGTGCTTTCGCGAAATACAGAGCCTGGGAAGCGAGCGCCGCCAGAAGGTAGCCGAACTACACCGCGAATACGAATCGCTCTGGAAGGAAACAGTTGAACGCGGCGCACACTCAGGAGTACTGCTGCCCTACTCGCGCGTGCGCATGAAAGCCGTGCTGGGAATGTACTATTACAGTTATATCTGGCTTAATCCCGAACGGCCCGATGAACTGGCCGACGCAATCGCATCCTTCAATGACATTGCGTTAAAAGGCCTGCGAAAATAATCGGACCATACATCGCAGGCACATTCCTTCAAGGTGCCCATCGCCCTGCTAAAATCTCGGATGCGCGTCACCGGTACACATGCAGTAAACAGATTAAGATCAACCATCATCATCGCTGCATCCGGCCTGCCAAGACCGGAGTCGCGGTTTATTCGACAAAGATAAACTGCAGTCACCTGCACGACATTCGTTTTTACTATACTGAACGTATCGCACTTCGTTCCTACCCGGCAAACATTCGCCAGCCGGTTCATTTACCAATGACAGGAGTTTTTGCATGACGAAGATACTTGTACTTTACTACTCCATGTATGGCCATATCGAGACCATGGCAAACAGCATTGCAGACGGCGCCCGCCAGGTACAGGGCACCGAAGTTACTGTCAAGCGCGTTCCCGAAACGATGAATGAAGAAGCCTTTCGCAATGCGGGCGGCAAAGCTGAACAGGCAGCACCCGTCGCGACTGTTCAGGATCTGGCCGACTACGACGCGATTATTATTGGTACGCCAACCCGGTTCGGCAACATGGCAGGACAGATGCGTACGTTCCTGGATCAAACCGGTGGCTTATGGGCAAAAGGCGCTCTCGCCGGAAAAATTGCAAGTGTGTTTACCTCTACCGGCACCGGCGGCGGCCAGGAAATGACCATCACCTCTACCTGGACCACCCTTGCCCACCACGGCATGATTATCGTGCCTATTGGGTATACGAACCCAGCCCTGTTCGACATATCGCAAGTGGGTGGCGGGACTCCTTATGGCGCCTCGACCATTGCCGGCGGCGACGGTTCACGCCAGCCCGACGAGCGTGAGCTTGGCATCGCCAAGCATCAAGGTGAGTATGTCGCGAAAATAGCGGTCAAATTGAAGGGCTGAGGTACAAGCGCCGGCGCTGGCCCTATAAGCTGGCCCGGCGTTGTCATCAAACAGGACCTGCCAGCCTGATAGCGAGGAAATAACCGTCTTTATCTCAGAACGAGGTTTGCAACATTTGCATCCGCTCCAGTGCCCGCTGCGTCACCTCCGGATTGACCAAGGGTGTCGGCAATTTTCCAGCAAGCAAATCCAGTGTCTGGTTCACTGATAACTCGCTGATGCGACGCATGCTTTCCATGGTAATGCCTGCAATATGACTGCTTAAAATAACATTCGGCATCGTACGCAAGGGCGAGTCTTCAGGCAGCGGCTGCGACTCAAAAACATCCAGCGCTGCGCTTATTTTCTGCTGCGCCAGCGCGTCAATAAGATCTGTCTGATTAATCACCGCGCCGCGCGCCACGTTGATAATACTGGCGCCCGGCTTCATCAGGCTCAATGTCCGCTGGTTTGCCATGCCTTTGGTTTCCGCAGTCAACGGGCAGGCAAGCACCACGAAATCGGCCACTCGAAAAACATCATCACTGGTTGCTGCAACGATATAGTCTGGCATTTTGCTTGGATCGCGGCGATAGCCGATAACGGACATGCCGAAACCATAATGACAGATGCGGGCCAGTGCCTGGCCAATGGCGCCGACACCAATAATACCGATCGTTTTTCCTTGAAGTTCAACAGCTCGGTCAGACAGCGTCCGCGATGCGCCCCATCCGTCACTGCGAAGCAGCGAATCTACCGTATGCAGGCGACGTGAAAGCAGCAGCATTTGACCCACTACATACTCTGCCACTGCAACAGCGTTTGCCCCGGGTGCATTGCTCACCGGAATTGCCCTTGCCGTCGCTTCCGCAACCGGAACAATATCCACTCCAGCCCCGTGCCTGACAATGCCGCGAAGACGATCAGCCTGCGCCAAAACCGCAGCAGCGACTGGCGAGCGCACAATCAGCACGTCAGCTTCACGTATCTCTTTGGCAAGCACGTGCTGATCCAGCGACGAAGCAACGCGCACTTGCGCATGTTCACTCAGACGTGCTGTTTCGTGGGAATCAATCGGGTTGGTCAGCAGAACAATAGCACTCATGGTGCGCTCCCTGTTTCTGGTTGAAAGGTCAATTGGAACAACGCTGCGCATCGACTGTGCGCGCAACATACGCCGTGACATTGCGAATTTTTTGTAAATGCGAAGTGTACCGTGGAACCGCGCAATGCACGCCATCGGGGAAAACCCACAGCAATCGATCTCTATCCATGATGTTTGAAATATGGCAAGGCCACATAATTGGTATTGCACGCCCACCCTGCATGTTCCGCATCGCTATTTCACATGAAATTTTTTCGGAAAGAGCTTTTCATTCCGGTCAATTTGTTTTAGTATTCTCAAAACTTCCTATTTTTAAGAATATCAATCCTAATAATTAGGATTTATAAACTAATACCCTTCGGTTCATAAACCGGGAAAAGGAGTCAAAGTTGAAGATCACAGATGTCCAGACACTGTCCTGCGACGCCGGTTGGCGCAATTACTATTTCGTCAAGATTTCGACTGATGCCGGTATTTGCGGATGGGCGGAGTTTGATGAAGGCTTTGGCTCTCCAGGAGTTACTGCGGTCATTCAGAAGCTGAGCGAAATGCTTATTGGCAACGCGGTGCCCAGTCAGGAACGTTTTTACGCCGAGGCCTACAGCCGAACGCGCCCAGCGGCCGGCGGCGTGGTTGCCGAAGGTATTGGTGCCCTGGAAAATGCGTTGCTGGATGTGCGCGCCAAATCGCTGGACGTGCCCTGCTACGAATTGCTGGGCGGAAAGGTACGCGATAAGCTGCGTGTTTACTGGTCTCATTGTCCGGCCTGGCGCATTAATCATCCAAAGTACTTTGGACCTGCCGTCACTGATCTGGACGGCGTCAAGGCCATGGGAGCCGAGGCACGTGAACGCGGTTTTAGCGCTCTCAAATCCAATACGTTCATTTTTGATGATGGCCCCGCCTACGCCTGGCGCCCGGGTTTTGCCGCTCCGTTCTATCCCGAATTGAATGCCGATCGCCGGATCATCCGGAACCTTCGCGATTGCCTGGAAGCATTACGTGACGGCGCCGGAGACGATATGGAGATCCTGCTGGATCTGAATTTCAACTTCAAGACAGAGGGGTACCTGAAAATACTGCGCGCCATCGCCGATCATGACATTTTCTGGGTGGAAATTGACAGCTATAGCCCCGAGGCGCTTGCATATATACGGAATCACAGTCCACATCCGATCAGTTCATGCGAAACCCTGTTCGGCGCCCGGGAGTTCCTGCCTTACTTTCAGAAAAATGCCGTTGACGTTGCGATTGTCGACGTTGTCTGGAATGGCGCATGGCAGTCGATGAAAATCGCCAATCTGGCCGATATCCATGAAGTGAATGTTGCTCCACATAATTTCTATGGCCACCTGTGCACCATGATGAATGCGCATTTTGCAAGCGCGGTGCCTAATTTCCGCATCATGGAGACGGATATTGACCGACTGGCATGGGATAAAGAGTTATTCACCTATGTTCCTGAGTATGTAGACGGACATCTGATCGTTCCGGACAGGCCAGGCTGGGGAACAGAACCCGTGGAAGAAGCCATCAGAGCGCATCCGCCAAAACCAGGCGGCGGACTGATCCGGCCGCGTCAGTCCCGATAGTTTTAGCTACAGCCAGATTTCTTCAACAATGCAGTGACTACTCGTCTACCAAGGAGACAACCACATGATCAATGACTGGAACGCAACACTGAGCAATCTTCGCAAGGGCGGCGCCGCTTTTGCCAAACACAACCCTGCGGTGGTTACGGCCTATCGTGGCCTGAACGAGGCGCTTGGGCAGGCCAGACATCTGGACGACAAGACGCGTGAATTGATCGCTCTGGCAGTGGCCGTGACCACCCGGTGCGACGGCTGCATTTCATCGCACGCCGCTGCAGCCCAGAAGGCAGGTGCAACCGTGGAAGAAGTTAGCGAGGCGCTTGGTACTGCAGTAGCGCTCAATGCCGGCGCAGCCTATGTGTATTCGGTACGCGCAATTGAAGCATTTGAACAAATGGACAAATGAAATCTCTCCCGGCGGAAAGCAGTTTCCACCGGACGCAGTTTGCGGGGGCGTGGCAACAATAATTCCAAGCCACGGGTAACAGCTATCACTTTCAGATCAGGAAGTACCCAAAGGAGAAATAAAATGAGCAGACAAGCAGAAAAAGCAGTTCGGTCGGGAACATCATTGGCGCTGGCCGCTGCGTGCGTACTGGCATCGGCCAGTGCTTATGCCGCCTGGCCTGCAGATAAACCAATACGCCTGATTGTGCCCTACGCCGCAGGAGGCGCCACCGATATCCTGGGTCGCGCAGTTGGAAACCAAATGGCCAAGGAGCTGAAACAAACGATTGTTGTGGAAAATAAGCCTGGCGCCGGCAGCATGCTGGGCTCACAACAAGTGGTGCGTTCAGAGCCGGACGGCTATACGATTTTGCTGGGAAGTATTTCAAATGTACTGAACATGTATTTCTACAAGGACCCGCTTTATGATCTGCGCAAAGATCTCAAGCCGGTCGCACAAATTGTGTCCGTGCCCAATTTTCTGGCCGTGAGCAAATCGGTACCAGTAAAGAATGTTGCCGAACTGATCGCGCTTGCCAAGCAGAAACCCGGGGAACTTAGCTGCGCGACATCTGGCGTCGGCTCCTCGCCC
Above is a window of Advenella kashmirensis WT001 DNA encoding:
- a CDS encoding c-type cytochrome, which translates into the protein MDGFKQIMLGACVMAMSSVIHAQQAHDFKGLGSPAGHEQIAGWNIDVFPDGTGLPDGQGTVALGEKVYKTQCMSCHGVNLEGGLGPKLVGGQGSLASDKPVKTIGSYWPYATTIFDYVRRSMPFQSPQSLSNEDVYSVTAYLLSKNNIVPADTTLDAKSLAAVKMPNRDNFYVDDRPDTKNERCMADCLKK
- the soxC gene encoding sulfite dehydrogenase — encoded protein: MNEKDASTAAIAEPAGSQLKPASAGTRAARRNFLLHSSAVVTAVATAGVAREALAADPTKEAAADAAANLPPNVPKWTRSLGSPTASPYGKPSAFEKKAIRNMYPGLKEPMSAYSTSPLQELDGTITPNGLFYERHHAGVPQIDPAEHRLMLHGLVERPLVFTMDEIRQFPCVSPIYFLECSGNPSFLPPYGKTAAEVAGLVSCAQWTGVPLKTLLEHAGLKKEAKWIVAEGADGAAMTRSIPIEKCLDDVLVVYSQNGERLRPEQGYPIRLFVPGFEGNMSIKWLRRLHVTDQPGYTREETGKYTDLMADGRARKFSFVMECKSLITQPSGTHKLTRKGTHEIRGIAWSGHGKITAVDISTDGGNTWKAATLQEPVISKALTAFRFLFDWNGEEQVIMSRAVDETGYVQPTLDQLIEARGKVSFYHNNAIQPWKIATTGEVTNGRV
- a CDS encoding TetR/AcrR family transcriptional regulator is translated as MAPTEVIAADASGQTLQQRILRTAAQLFAAHGFHAVGMQALCDALQISRGAFYHHFRSKDDVLDDICTRYMTELVHKGRQTLKDEADPERCLQRLGQDLLQVIAANLPELTVCFREIQSLGSERRQKVAELHREYESLWKETVERGAHSGVLLPYSRVRMKAVLGMYYYSYIWLNPERPDELADAIASFNDIALKGLRK
- the wrbA gene encoding NAD(P)H:quinone oxidoreductase, whose product is MTKILVLYYSMYGHIETMANSIADGARQVQGTEVTVKRVPETMNEEAFRNAGGKAEQAAPVATVQDLADYDAIIIGTPTRFGNMAGQMRTFLDQTGGLWAKGALAGKIASVFTSTGTGGGQEMTITSTWTTLAHHGMIIVPIGYTNPALFDISQVGGGTPYGASTIAGGDGSRQPDERELGIAKHQGEYVAKIAVKLKG
- a CDS encoding NAD(P)-dependent oxidoreductase, whose protein sequence is MSAIVLLTNPIDSHETARLSEHAQVRVASSLDQHVLAKEIREADVLIVRSPVAAAVLAQADRLRGIVRHGAGVDIVPVAEATARAIPVSNAPGANAVAVAEYVVGQMLLLSRRLHTVDSLLRSDGWGASRTLSDRAVELQGKTIGIIGVGAIGQALARICHYGFGMSVIGYRRDPSKMPDYIVAATSDDVFRVADFVVLACPLTAETKGMANQRTLSLMKPGASIINVARGAVINQTDLIDALAQQKISAALDVFESQPLPEDSPLRTMPNVILSSHIAGITMESMRRISELSVNQTLDLLAGKLPTPLVNPEVTQRALERMQMLQTSF
- a CDS encoding mandelate racemase/muconate lactonizing enzyme family protein, translated to MKITDVQTLSCDAGWRNYYFVKISTDAGICGWAEFDEGFGSPGVTAVIQKLSEMLIGNAVPSQERFYAEAYSRTRPAAGGVVAEGIGALENALLDVRAKSLDVPCYELLGGKVRDKLRVYWSHCPAWRINHPKYFGPAVTDLDGVKAMGAEARERGFSALKSNTFIFDDGPAYAWRPGFAAPFYPELNADRRIIRNLRDCLEALRDGAGDDMEILLDLNFNFKTEGYLKILRAIADHDIFWVEIDSYSPEALAYIRNHSPHPISSCETLFGAREFLPYFQKNAVDVAIVDVVWNGAWQSMKIANLADIHEVNVAPHNFYGHLCTMMNAHFASAVPNFRIMETDIDRLAWDKELFTYVPEYVDGHLIVPDRPGWGTEPVEEAIRAHPPKPGGGLIRPRQSR
- a CDS encoding carboxymuconolactone decarboxylase family protein, which codes for MINDWNATLSNLRKGGAAFAKHNPAVVTAYRGLNEALGQARHLDDKTRELIALAVAVTTRCDGCISSHAAAAQKAGATVEEVSEALGTAVALNAGAAYVYSVRAIEAFEQMDK